CTCTTCTACGGCGTCCAGACCTTGCTGCAGCTGCTGCGCCAGGAGGACTCCGGCTGGGCGCTGCTCGGTGCCGACGTCGCCGACTCCCCGCGCTTCGCCCGACGAGGTGTCATGCTCGATGTGGCTCGGCACTTCTTCGGCGTCGACGACGTGAAGAAGTTCATCGACAGCACCAGCGCCCTCAAGTTCAACCACCTGCACCTGCACCTGACCGACGACCAGGGATGGCGCGTGCACATCGACTCCTGGCCGTTGCTCACCGAGCGGGCGGCCGGCACCTCCGCGAACGGAGACCCGGGTGGCTTCTACACGAAGGACGACTACCGCGAGATCGTGGCCTACGCCGCCTCGCGTCACATGATCGTGATCCCCGAGATCGATCTGCCCGGCCACACCCACGCGATCGGCGTCGCCTACCCCGAGCTCGTCGAGGCACCCGTGCTGAACGACAACCTGATCGCGGACTCCGCTCGCCTCGGCCAGCCGCTGCCCGTCGCCGGCGAGACGTACCTCGGCTGGGGCGTCGGTCACTCGAGCGTCCGCATCCACGACGAGCGCACCTACGCGTTCGTGCGCGACGTCGTCCGCGAGCTCGCCGAGATGACCCCGGGACCGTACATCCACGTGGGAGGCGACGAATCGCTCGGCACCCCGCAGGCCGACTTCGACCTGTTCGCCGAGCGCGCCACCGCGATCGTCGTCGAGGCCGGCAAGACGCCGGTCGCCTGGCACGAGATGGGCTCGGCCGCAGACATCGCCGAGGGCACCGTCGGCCAGTACTGGGGCAAGACCACCCCCGAGGGCACGCACGCCGAGGAGGCCGCCCACTTCGTCGAGCGCGGCGGCGCGCTGATCATGTCGGCGGCGAACGTCACCTACCTCGACATGAAGTACTCCGAGGACTTCCCCCTCGGCCTCACCTGGGCGGCCATCATCGACGTCCGCTCCGCGTATGAGTGGGAACCGACCTCCGTCCTCGACGTGCCGGACGCCGCGATCCTCGGCGTGGAGGCTCCGCTCTGGTCCGAGACCACCCGGACCCTCGCCGAGGTCGAACAGCTGGTCTTCCCCCGGGCGGCAGCGCAGGCCGAAGTGGCCTGGTCGCCGCAGGGAGGCCCGGAACGCACCTGGGAGTCCTTCCGCGTCCGGGT
Above is a window of Microbacterium aurugineum DNA encoding:
- a CDS encoding family 20 glycosylhydrolase; this encodes MVLPHPLPLVPAPVSAVAREERMPLTATTRVLGSSPAAAQLVDAIERRTGIRLALVDEADAEIELLVDPASSAPEGYTLEIGERAILVGADEAGLFYGVQTLLQLLRQEDSGWALLGADVADSPRFARRGVMLDVARHFFGVDDVKKFIDSTSALKFNHLHLHLTDDQGWRVHIDSWPLLTERAAGTSANGDPGGFYTKDDYREIVAYAASRHMIVIPEIDLPGHTHAIGVAYPELVEAPVLNDNLIADSARLGQPLPVAGETYLGWGVGHSSVRIHDERTYAFVRDVVRELAEMTPGPYIHVGGDESLGTPQADFDLFAERATAIVVEAGKTPVAWHEMGSAADIAEGTVGQYWGKTTPEGTHAEEAAHFVERGGALIMSAANVTYLDMKYSEDFPLGLTWAAIIDVRSAYEWEPTSVLDVPDAAILGVEAPLWSETTRTLAEVEQLVFPRAAAQAEVAWSPQGGPERTWESFRVRVGALAPLWKAEGVDFHPAEEIPWSER